The DNA sequence CGCATCCGTCGTGACCGTCGCCCGGCCGATCGAGCAGGCCAACCTCATCATCGGCATGCCCGGCATCGTCGCGACAGACGAACGCCGTACCACGATGAGCGTGCTCAACTCCATCCTCGGCGGCGGGATGTCGAGCCGGCTGTTCCAGGAGGTCCGCGAGAAGCGCGGGCTGGCCTACGCCGTCTACTCGTTCTCCGGCTCCTACTCCGACGCCGGCGTCTTCGGGCTGTTCTCCGCCTGCGCGCCCGCGAAGGCGCGGCAGGTGGCCGAGCTGATGCTCTCCGAGCTGCACCGCCTCGCCGACGGCGGGGTGTCGGCGGACGAGCTCCGCCGCGCGGTCGGACAGCTCTCCGGCGGGGCGGCCCTCGCGCTGGAGGACTCCGACACCCGGATGTCGCGGCTCGGCCGCGCCGAGATCAGCCTGGGGGAGTTCGCCGACCTCGACGAGAGCCTCCGGCGCCTGCACCTCGTCACCGCAGGTGACGTCCGAGAACTCGCACGGGACCTGGCCGACCGGCCGGTCTCGATCTCCGCGGTGGGTGGCGTCGACGACGACGTCTTCGCAGGCCTGGTGGCCTGACCGCCCTCTCCATTCCCGTTACATCGAAAGGTCTACCGGTGCCCCATTACCTCTACCTCGTGCGGCACGGCGAGCAGCAGGATGCCGAGCACGGCCTCCCCGACGGCCCGCTCTCGCCGCGCGGAAAGCGCCAGGCCCAGCTCATCGCGGACCGGCTCAGCGGGCTGCCGCTGACCGGGATGTACCACTCGCCGCTCGTGCGCGCCGAGGAGACCGCCTCGATCATCGCCTCCCGGATGCCGGCGGTGCAGCCGGAGCCGTCCAGCCTGCTGTTCGACTGCATTCCGTCCGGGCCGACGCCCGATATGCCCAAGGCGTTCGAGTCGTTCTTCGGCCCGGTGACGGAGGCCGAGATCGACGCCGGCCGCGCCCAGATGGAGGACGCGGTCCACGAGTTCCTGACGCCGGCGATGGGGGATCGCCACGATCTGCTGGTGACGCACAACTTCGTGATCGGCTGGTTCGTCCGGCACGTGTTCGACGCGCCGGCCTGGCGCTGGCTCGGACTCAACCAGGCCAATTGCGGCCTCACCATCATCCGGGTGCGCTCGGCGAAGCCGCCGGTGCTGGTGGTGCACAACGACCTCGGGCACCTGCCGGTCGAGCTGCGCACCGGGCTGCCGGAGCTGCAGCCGGTCTGACCGGGCTCCCGCGCTACGCCGACGTGACGTTCGGGCCGAGCCGCTTGCGGAACCAGTCCGTCGCGTTCGGGTTGTCGTTGTAGGGCTGCACGCTCTCGTAGCCGTGCGACCGGTAGAGGCCGCCTGCGGCCTCCAGGCTCGCGTTGGTGTCCAGCACGACCTCGGTCGCCCCGAAGCCGCGTGCGCGGTGCTCCAGCTCGGCGAGGATGGCGCGGCCGAGGCCCTGGCCGCGGTGCTCCGGCGCCACCCAGAGGTGCTTGATCTCGTATCGGACGACCTGCTCGCCGTCCTCGGTCTCCGACAGCGGGACCGTCAGCTCGCGGATGCCGCCGCAGCCGGCCTCCCCGTCGTCGTAGGCCAGCAGGAAGACGCCGGCGGGCGGCACGAACTGGCCCGGGTCGGGGAAGGTCGTGCGGTACGCGCCCTGGGACGCGGGGAACGTCTCGGCGCGCTCGGCGAAGTAGTCCGCCAGCATCCGGTGGGCGGTCGCGTCGGTGACGGAGACATCGGCAAAGGACACCATCGTCCCAGGCTAGTCGGCGGCGGACGTCCGACGGCTGCGCACAGGTGCGAGCCGGGTCGGCGGCCGCGCACGGCAGGTAGGGTGGACGGGTGACTATTCGCGTGGCCGTGGCCGGGGCGACCGGCAAGCTCGGATCCGTGGCGGTCCGTCTCATCGAGGCGGCCGACGACCTGGAGCTCGTGGCCGCCCTCGACTCCCGCACCCCGCTCGACGCGATGCTCGGCGCCGACGTGCTGGTGGACATGACGCTCCCGCAGGTCAGCCAGGGGATCGTTGCCTTCGCCGTCGACCACGGCCTGAACGTGCTGGTCGGCACGTCCGGCTGGTCGGCCGACCGCATCCTGGAGCTGGAGCGCCGGGTGGCCGAGCACGAGGGCGCCGGCGCGATCGTCATCCCGAACTTCTCGCTGGGCTCCGCGCTCGGCACCGCCTTCGCGACGGTCGCCGCGCGCTTCTTCGACTCGATCGAGATCGTGGAGACGCACGGCACGGGCAAGGTCGACTCGCCCTCCGGCACCGCGGTGCGCACCGCCGAGCTGATCGGCGCCGCCCGGCTGCAGCGCGGGCCGGTCGACGCGCCGCACACGGACCAGCGGGCGCGCGGCCAGCAGGTCGCGAGCGTCCCGATCCACAGCCTCCGGATGCGCGGCGTCGCCGCCCAGCAGCAGGTGATCTTCGGCGGGGCGGGGGAGACCCTCACCATCCGCCACGACACGATCGGGCAGGAGGCGTACGAGGCCGGCATCCTGCTCGCGCTGCGCGCCGCCGCGACGACCACCGGCGTGGTCGTCGGCCTCGACAAGCTGGTCGACCTCGGCATCTCCGAGCCGGACGGGGAGCCGCCGCGCCCGACCGTCCGCGAGGTGTAGGCCGCCCGATGCGCAACCGTCTCTCGGCGCTGTTCATGGCGCTGCTGCTCGTCGTGTACCTCGTGCTGGTCCTCCAGCGCGCGGTGCTGCTGTTCGAATCGGGTTCGGCCGTCGGCATCGCGATGAGCGTCGCGCTGATCGTGATCGGTCTGATCGCAGCCTGGGCGCTCATCCGGGAGCTGCTGTTCGGCGCCCGCACCGAGAAGCTCGTCAAGCTGATGGCAGCGGAGGGCACCCTCCCGGTGGACGACCTCCCGCACCGTGCCAGCGGACGCCCGCTGCGCGACGCTGCGGACGCGGAGTTCCCGCAGTTCAAGGCGGAGGTTGAGGCGTCGCCGGAGAGCTGGCGCGCCTGGTTCCGCCTCGGTCTCGCCTACGACGCGAGCGGAGACCGCCGCCGGGCACGCGCGGCGCTGCGGCAGGCGATCGGGCTGTACCGGGCGCAGGAGCGCGCCGGGCGCGCTACGGGCTGAACCGCGCTACGCCGCCCGCGCCATCAGCTGCGCCATCGCGTCCTGCACGGTCGCATCCTGGAACACGAACCCGTCCTCCAGCAGCCGCTGCGGGAGCACCCGCTGATCCGCGAGCAGCAGCTCCCGCCCGGCCTCGCCGAGCCCCAGGTTCACGATCGCGCCAGGCAGCGGCAGGCCGTACGGCCGGTGCACCGCCGTCGTCAGCGCGCGCAGCACCTCGGCGGCGGTCGCGGGCTCCGGCCCGACGACGTTCACCGGTCCGCTCAGGCCGGAGGTCAGGAGGTGGACGATCGCGGCCGCCTCGTCGCGCAGGCTCACCCACGGCCAGTGCTGCCGGCCGCCCGCGATCGGGCCGACCAGCCCCGCCTTGGCGAGCGGCAGCAGCGGCGCCATCGCTCCGCCCGGCCCGACGACGACCCCGGTGCGGACGGTGACCACGCGGGTCCCGGCCGGGACGAGGTGCGCGGCGGTCTCCCAGGCCTCCACCACGTCGGAGAGGAATCCGGTGCCCTGGGCGGAGTCCTCGGTCAGCGTCTGCCCCGGCCGGTCGCCGTAGTAGCCGACCGCCGAGCCGCTGACGAAGACGCTGGGCGGGTCGGCGGCCTGGCGCATCCCGTCCGCGAGCGTGCCCGTCGCGGCCAGGCGCGAGTCGAGGATCCGGCGCTTGTGCGCCGCGGTCCAGGGAAGTCGGTTGAGGGAGGCGCCGGAGAGGTTCACCAGCCCGTCCGCGTCGTCCAGCAGCCGCAGGTCGATGCTGCGCGCCGAGGGGGCCCAGGCGCGTTCGTCGGCGGCCGCGGGCTCCCGCCGCACCAGGCGGAGGGCGTCGTGGCCCTCCGCCGTCAGCGCGCGGACGAGTTCGGTGCCGATCATGCCGGACGCGCCGGCCACGAGCACGCGCATCGGCTCAGGCCAGCGTGGCTTCGATCGTGATCGGGATGCCGACGAGCGCCCGCGAGACCGGGCAGGTGCGCTTGGCCTCGTCGGCGAGGCGCTGGAAGTCCTCCTCGCCGAGGCCGGGGACGGTCGCCTCGACCAGGAGGTGGCTGCCGGTGATGCCCTGCGCGGGGTCGAAGGTCACCGCGGCGGTGGTGCGGATGCTCTCCGGCGGCGTGCCGAAGGTCGCGAGCACGTTCGAGAACGCCATCGAGAAGCAGGCCGAGTGCGCCGCGCCCAGCAGCTCCTCCGGCGTGGAGGTCTCCGCACCGCCCTCGGAGCGGGCCTTCCAGTTCACGGAGAGCGTCGCCGCTCCCGACGAGTCCAGGGAGACGGTCCCCGAGCCGGACTTCAGATCGCCGGTCCAGACCGTGGTGGATTCGCTGGTGACTGCCATGAGACCTCCTGTTGTGCGCCGCGGAGTGCCCGCGGGTCCGACCAGACTACTGGCGGCCCCCGACGCGTCGACCCCCGCACGGGGGATTCCCGGTTTGGTCCTCAGGCCGTGCTGGCACGCTTCCGGATGACGCCGGCCCGCACGAGCAGCAGGTAGATCTGGCAGCCCAGGCAGTACCCGAACGCGGCGTTCAGGAAGGCCGCGACGAACGCGAGCGCGGCGGCGATCGGCAGCGCGACGGGCACGCCCAGCGCGAACAGCAGGAGGCCGAGACCGGTGACGACCAGGCCGACGAGCTGCGCGAATGTCGGCGGGGCCGGGTCCTCCAGCTCGGTCGGCGGTGCGAGGTGCGGACGGATCGCGACGCGGTAGAGGAGGCCGTAGGGATGCCGGCGTACGCCCGCGAAAGCGCCCCAGGCGAACAGCGCCGCGATCACGAGCAGCAGCACCGCGGCGGCCGCGGTCGCGCCGGTGAGGGCGAGAAAGAGGTCGACCAGCAGCAGGACTGCGGTGATCGCGGCGCCGAACCGCGGAGAGCGGGGGTCGATGCCGGTGGTGGTGGGCCGGGCGGCGCTCGGGTTCTCGGTGCTTGGTTTCTCGGTCATGGTCACTCCGTCAGGATGCGGTCGAGGGCGGTGCGGACATCGCCCGGGCGCGCCGCGCCGGCGATGCGGCCGCGGACGGTGCCGCGGGCGTCGAGCAGCAGTGTGGTCGGGGTCTGCAGCACGCCGAACCGGCGGGCGAGCTCCGGGCGCTCGGTCAGGTCGACGTCCAGGTGCTCGACGCCGTCGTGCTCGCCCGCGACGCCGTGCAGGACGCGAGCGGTCGAGGGGCACTGGGCGCAGAACGCGGTGGAGAACTGGACCAGCGTGGCTCGTGCGCCGAGTACGGCCGCGCCCACCTCGTGCGCGGTCACGCGGTCGGCTCGCGCGTGGCGCACCCGTCCCGCGCGGGCGCGCCACACGACGCCGGCCGCTGTCGCGACGGCGACCAGGGCGAGCAGGACGAGGAGCGCGGCGGGTACGGACATGGTGAGCGCGACGATACGCGGGCTCCACTCGATGCTGAAGGCAGTGTGAACGAACATGACGCGCCGTCGTCCTCCACGGGTCCGCGCCGTCACGGGCTCTCCACAGATCGGCCGGCGGGGGAGGCGGTCGCCCGGCCCGACCCGATAGCCTTGACACCATGGCTGCTCCCGCGAACCCGTTCGGCCAGGTGCTCGTCGCCCTGGTCACGCCCTTCACCGCCGATGGCGAGGTCGACTGGGCCGGCGTGGAGAAGCACATGGACGACGTGATCGTCGCGGGCGCGGACGGCATCGTCGTCACCGGCACCACAGGCGAGACCTCCACCCTCACCGACGCCGAGAAGCTGCGCCTGGTCGAGGTCGGCAAAGACGTCGCGGGCGGCCGGGCCAAGATCATCACCGGCGGCGGCTCGAACGAGACGGCGCACGCCATCCAGCTCTACAAGCAGAGCGAGAAGGCCGGCGCCGACGGCGTCATGATCGTCACGCCGTACTACAACAAGCCGACCCAGGCCGGCGTCCTCACGCACTTCCGGATGATCGCCGACTCCACCGATCTGCCCGTCATCCTCTACGACATCCCCGGCCGCACCGGCATCCCGATCAAGTACGAGACCATCCTGCGCATCGCCAAGCACCCCAACGTCCTCGCCATCAAGGACGCCAAGGGCGACTTCAGCGAGGTCAGCCGGGTGCTGAACCAGACCGACCTGATGTACTTCTCGGGCGACGACGCCAACGTCCTCCCGCACCTGGCGATCGGCGCCACCGGCCTCATCGGGGTCACGGCCAACATCACCGCCACGCCGTACCGGCAGATCGTGGACGCGGTCAACGCCGGCGACCTGGCCACCGCGACCGCCGCGCACCAGAAGCTGGAGCCGCTGGTCCGCGCCGTCATGACGCACGTTCCCGGCACCGTCGCGGCCAAGTACATCCTGCACGGCCTGGGTCGCATCTCCAGCCCGCGGGTCCGTCTCCCGCTCGTCGGCCCGGAAGAGTGGGAGGCCGCCCAGATCGAGGACGAGCTCGACCTCGTCCGCGACATCCCCGGCGCCGACTTCCGCAACTTCCGCCCCGATCGCAACGCCGCCGCAGGCGGCGCGCTGCCCAAGATCGCCGGCGCCACACGCTAGGGCCGCTCTGCGGCCGGTTCCACCCCGGGCCACCGCCCGGACGCACGTACACACCTGAACATTGGAGGGCAGATGCCCAACCTCGTCTCCGAACCCCCTGCGCTCGAACCGGGAACGCTTCGGATTATCCCCACCGGCGGTCTCGGCGAGATCGGCCGCAACATGACCGTCTTCGAATACGAAGGCAAGCTGCTGATCGTCGACTGCGGCGTCCTGTTCCCCGAGCAGGACCAGCCGGGCGTCGACCTGATCCTTCCCGACTTCGGCCCGGTCCGCGACCGGCTGGACGACGTGCTCGGCGTGGTGCTGACGCACGGTCACGAGGACCACATCGGCGCCGTGCCGTACCTCCTCAAGCTGCGCGCGGATATCCCGCTGATCGGCTCCGGCCTCACCCTCGCCCTGGTGGAGGCGAAGCTCAAGGAGCACCGCATCCAGCCGTACACGCTCACCGTCAAGGAGGGCCGCACCGAGCAGCTCGGCCCGTTCGACCTGGAGTTCGTCGCGGTCAACCACTCCATCCCCGACGCGCTCGCCGTCGCCATCACCACGCCGGCCGGCACGGTGCTGCACACCGGCGACTTCAAGATGGACCAGCTCCCGCTCGACGACCGGATCACCGACCTGCGCGCCTTCGCCCGCCTGGGCGAGCGCGGCGTCGACCTGTTCATGGCCGACTCCACCAACGCCGACGTCCCCGGCTTCACGCCGCTGGAGCGTTCCATCGGCCCGGTGCTCGACACCGTGATCGCCCGCGCCCCGCGCCGGGTGATCGTCGCGAGCTTCTCCAGCCACGTGCACCGCGTCCAGCAGGTGCTCGACGCCGCCGCCGCCAACGGCCGCCGCGTCGCGCTGCTCGGCCGCTCGATGGTGCGCAACATGACCATCGCCGCCGAGCTCGGCTACCTCAAGGTGCCCGAAGGCGTGCTCATCGACTACAAGAAGGCCGCCGACCTCCCGGACGACGAGATCGTCTACATGTCGACCGGCTCCCAGGGCGAGCCGATGGCGGTGCTCGCGCGCATGGCGAACCTCGACCACCAGATCGAGGTCGGCCACGGCGACACGGTCATCCTGGCCTCCAGCCTCATCCCGGGCAACGAGAACGCGGTCTACCGCGTCATCGACGGCCTGACCAAGCTCGGCGCCAACGTCGTCCACAAGGGCAACGCCAAGGTGCACGTCTCCGGCCACGCCGCCGCGGGCGAGCTGCTCTACTGCTACAACATCCTCAAGCCCCGCAACGTGATGCCCGTGCACGGCGAGTACCGCCACCTGGTGGCCAACGCGCGCCTCGCGATGGACACCGGTGTGCCGGAGGAGAACACGATCCTCGCGGAGGACGGCACGGTCATCGACCTGCGCGACGGCGTCGCCCGCGTCGTCGGCCAGCTCGACCTCGGCTTCGTCTACGTCGACGGCTCCAGCGTCGGCGAGATCACCGACGCCGACCTCAAGGACCGCCGGATCCTCGGCGAGGAGGGCTTCATCTCGATCATCGTGGTGGTGGAGGCCGCCAGCGGCCGCATCGTCACCGGCCCGGAGATCCACGCCCGCGGCTTCGCGGAGGACGATGCGGTGTTCGACGACGTCAAGCCGAAGATCGCGGCGGCGCTCGCCGATGCGGCCCACAACGGCGTCCGCGACTCGCACGCGCTCTCGCAGGTGGTTCGCCGCACGGTGGGCCGCTGGGTGAACACCAGCTACCGCCGCCGGCCGATGATCGTCCCGCTCGTCATCGAGGCGTAACGGAGTTTCAGCTCCAGGTATGTAAGATGGAATCCACGTGACGCCGGGGGTCGGCGCACGCGAATGAAAGGCTGCATGTGGGGGTCATGCGTCGCTGGGTCTTCCCGGTGCTCCGAATCGTCCTGGTGGCGGCGATCGCCGTCGCGCTGGTCAAGCTGGCGTTCTTCCCGAGCGGGGAGTCCACCGCCGCGGATCCGGCGACACCGACCGGTCAGCTGACCGACCCGGTCACCACCGTCACGACGGGCACGATCGTCAACGACGTGACGGTGACCGGGTCGATCGTCGCCGACGACGCGGTGCCGGCGCGCGCGACGGCTGCGGGCACCGTCAACAAGGTGCAGGCGACCGTCGGCAAGCCCATCGACGTCGGGGCGGTGCTCTTCGACATCAAGGTCGAGACGCCGCGCGACCCGGTCGTCGAGACCGGCCCGGACGGCACGCAGACGATGACGGAGCGCAAGCCCGCCATCAGCTACACGGAGGTCACCGCGCCGATCTCCGGTGTCGTGAGCGAGCTTCCCGTGCTCGCCGGCCAGAGCGTCTCCATCGGCGACGCCGTCGGCTCGGTCGCGCCGCCCACCTTCTCGGTCTCCGCCACGCTGCCGGCCGAGCAGCAGTACCGCCTGATCCACCGGCCGACCGAGGCCACCGTCACAGTCAAGGGCGGCCCGGCGCCGTTCACCTGCACCGGGCTGACCATCACGACGCCCCCGGCGTCCGCCGCGAACACCGCTCCGAACACCGTGCCGGGAACCGGCGGCGGGGGCGGTGGGAGCGGCGGCGGCTCGACCACGACCGTGCGCTGCGCGGTCCCCGCCGAGGTGACCGTGTTCGCGGGGCTGAGCGCGGATGTCACGATCTCCGCCGGGCGCGCGGAGAACGTGCTCACGGTGCCGACCACCGCGGTGAAGGGTTCCGCCGAGAAGGGCGTCGTCTACGTCCCGGACGGGAAGGGCGGCGACCCAGCGCAGGTCGAGGTCGCGCTCGGGCTCACCGACGGCACGTCCGTCGAAGTCACGGGCGGCCTGAAGGAGGGCGACTCCGTCCTGCAGTTCGTCCCGGGCGCCACGACGCCGGAAGGCGGCTGCGTGCCGATGGGCAACGGCGGGATGATGTGCTCAGGCCCCGGCCCGGAAGCCGGGCCGTGACGCGCCTGCTGCGCCTGAGCGATGTCACCAAGACGGTCCAGGTGCCGGACGCCGCTCCGCTCACGATCCTGCACGGCATCGATCTCGTCGTGGAGTCGGGGGAGCGGGTGTCGGTCGTCGGCCGCTCCGGGTCGGGCAAGTCGACGCTGCTCAACATCCTGGGCCTCCTCGACTCCCCGAGCAGCGGCGAGTTCGAGTTCGAGGGCGTGCCCGTCCAGCGGATCGGCGGGCGAGCGCGCGACCTGCGCCGCGGCGCCGACGTCGGCTTCGTGTTCCAGCAGTTCAACCTCCTGTCCGGCCGCACGGCGCTCGAGAACGTCATGACCCCGCTGCTGTACGCGACCGGCCGGAGGTTCTGGAAGCGCCGGCTCCTCGCCACCGAGATGCTCGAACGCGTCGGGCTCGGCCACCGGCTCGGCTCTCTGCCCGAAGTTCTCTCCGGTGGCGAGCAGCAGCGTGTCGCCATCGCCCGGGCGCTGGTGCGCGGGCCGCGGCTGATCCTGGCGGACGAGCCGACCGGCGCGCTCGATGTGGAGACCGGGTCCACCGTCATCGACCTGCTCGAGGAGGTCGCCGCCGAGAACGACGCGGCCCTCGTCGTCATCACGCACGACCCTGCCGTGGCCGCGCGCTCGGCGGTCCGCTACCGGCTCGACGCCGGACGTCTGCACGCCACGACCGCGGAGGCGGCCGCATGAACGCGCTCGCCGCGCTCTGGGGCGCGATCGTCGAGGCCTGGCAGGAGCTGCGCATCCACCGCACGCGGGTGCTGCTGTCGCTGATCGGAGTGGGGGTCGCCGTGTGCGCGCTCAGCTCGGTCGTCGGGGTCGCCAACATCGCCGAGCAGGGGATGCGCGAGGGCAACGAGCGCTCGGGCGGCCGTCCGGCGCTCATCGCGGTCTTCCCGAACGACTCCAGCGCGACCAGCGAGGAGCGGCTCGACGCAGCCTGGGACACCATTCTGAAACGCCACGGCATCCGCTATTCCTCGAAGGTCGGAAATGTGTCGCTGCCGATCCAATTCCGCGACGGAGTGACGGCCGTGATGGCGCAGACCGTCGACCAGCCCTACGCCACGATGCACCGTACCGTCGTGGAGCAGGGGCGCTGGTTCCAGCCCGCGGACGAGCAACTGCTCGCACCTCCGATCATCGTGAACGAGGCGTTCTGGCGCAGACTCGGCTCGCCGCCTCTCGCCGAGCACCCCACCGCCACCGTCCTGAACGGCGAGTCGAAGGTCACAGCGGTCGTCGTCGGCGTGATGAAGACGCCGTACTCGCCGGACGACGCGACGGCGATCGTTCTGAACGCCAGCCTCGACAGGCTCGCCTCCAGTCGGGGGCTCGACTTCGGCGCGCCCTCGCTCGAAGCGTGGGTGCCTCCGGAGATCGCGACGCCGATGGTCACGGCGATCACGTCCGAGTTCGACCGAGCGCTCGGCACAGGCGCGATCAGCGTCAACCGGAACGACTATCTCGCCCACCTCGATCAAGACCCGCTGTGGTACTTCAAGCTGATCGTCGGCGGCATCGCCGTCCTCATCCTCCTGCTCGGTGCGCTCGGGCTGGTCAACATCGCCATGGTCACGGTGCGGCACCGCATCCGGGAGATCGGGGTGCGGCGCAGTTTCGGGGCGACGGGCGCGCGGGTGTTCTTCGCGGTGATGATGGAGAGCGTCGTGGCGACGGTGGTCGCGGGAGCTGCGGGCGTCGCGCTGTCGGTGCTGGTCGTGAAGAACCCGTGGGTCGAGGAGCGGCTCGGCGGCGGGATGATCACCGACATGCCGCCGTACCCGGTCGAGGCCGCCGTGCTCGGGCTGGTCGCGGCGACGGCGGTCGGCGCGCTGGCGGGGCTGCTCCCGGCGCTCGTGGCGGTGCGGGTCAAGGTGATCGATGCGATCCGGTACTGAACCCCGGGTCGTCGCCGGCTCTGTAACCCGCGCGAAACATCGCGGCGAGTAGCGTTCAGCCATGACAGGGTTCCGGATCCGCCCGGCGAACGGGGAGGACGCGCGCATCCTCTCCGACATGCTGGTGGAGGCTGCGAACTGGAACGCCTCCCGCGCCCGCGCGCGCGTCGCGGTGCTGGAGGACCCGGCCGTTCTGCGGTACGTCGCGGGCTGGAAACGGCCCGGTGACTTCGGCTGCGTCGCGGAGGACGCCCACGGCGCGGCGGTCGGCGCGTGCTGGGCCCGGCTCTTCCCGGCCGACGCGCCCGGCAGCGGGTTCGTCGCCGTCGGCGTCCCGGAGCTCACCCTCGGCGTCAACACGCAGTGGCGCGCGCAGGGCGTCGGCCGCGCGCTGCTCCAGGAGCTCGGGAGGCAGGCCGCCGTCTCCGGGGCCGCCCGGCTGAGCCTGAGCGTCGAGCGCGCGAACTTCGCCCAGCGCCTCTACGTGAGCGAGGGCTACGTGACAGTGGAGTCGCGGTCGACGGCCGACACGATGGTGCGCGCGGTGCGCTGAGCGCCCCGTCCTACCAGAGCACGTCCTCCCGACCCCCTCCTCCACAGCCCGTGCGCCGCCGCGGATTTTCCCCATTTCAGCGCGGGATCCGTCCCCCTGCCGGGGGTCCGAAGTAGCGTTGAACCTATGGCTACGAGCACCAAGTCGACCTCGTCCGCCCGGGGGTCCGGTCGCGGCGGCTCGACGGCGCGCAAGACGGCCGCCAAAACCCCGGCGAAGACGCAGAACCAGAAGACCGTCGCGTACCCGGCCGCCGACGAGGCGCCGAGTCCGCTCGTGCGCGCCTGGATGGGGCTGGCGCACCTCACCGGAGGGGCGTTCCGCGCCCTCGGCCCCGAGAAGCTGAGCAAGGAGGAGCGGCGCGACGGCTTCCCGTTCTTCCTCGTCCTGCTCGCCATCGCCGGTGTCGTCGTCGAGTGGTTCCTGATCAACGACCAGGTCGCCCGCACACTCGACTCCTGGACGTTCGGCCTCCTGTTCGGCCGGGTCGCCTTCGCACTCCCGGTCGTCATGGTCGTCTTCGCGGCCTGGCTGTTCCGGCATCCCAGCTCCGTCCACGACAACACGCGCATCGGCATCGGCCTCGGCATCCTGCTGCTGATGATCTCCGGGCTCTGCCACCTGTTCAGCCACCACCCGTCGCCCACCGACGGCGTCGCCGCGCTCGCGCAGGCCGGTGGCATGCTGGGCTGGCTGATCGCCGCCCCGCTGTCCTGGCTCATCACGCCCTACGGGGCCGCCGCTGTCATCATCCTGCTGCTGGTCCTGAGCCTCTTCATCATCACCAAGACGCCGCCCAACAAGCTGCCCGCGCGCATCCGCGAGCTGTACGCCTACCTGTTCGGCGCTCAGCTCCCCACGGAGGAGGAGCGCCAGGAAGCCAGGGACGAGCGCAAGAACCAGCGCACCGAGCAGGTCGAGCTCGACGGCCTGGACGAACCGGAGGGCGAGACCGCGTTGCCGTGGTGGCGGCGCAACAAGTCCCAGCGCGAGGAGGACCCGGACTACGAGGCGCCGGCCGACCTCACCGAGGTCTTCGGAGCCCCCACGCGGGGCAAGGGCGAGTTCGCGTCCGCGATCGAGCCGGACCCGGCGCACGACCACTACAACACCGAGGTGCTCGGCGA is a window from the Leifsonia shinshuensis genome containing:
- a CDS encoding histidine phosphatase family protein, with product MPHYLYLVRHGEQQDAEHGLPDGPLSPRGKRQAQLIADRLSGLPLTGMYHSPLVRAEETASIIASRMPAVQPEPSSLLFDCIPSGPTPDMPKAFESFFGPVTEAEIDAGRAQMEDAVHEFLTPAMGDRHDLLVTHNFVIGWFVRHVFDAPAWRWLGLNQANCGLTIIRVRSAKPPVLVVHNDLGHLPVELRTGLPELQPV
- a CDS encoding GNAT family N-acetyltransferase; this encodes MVSFADVSVTDATAHRMLADYFAERAETFPASQGAYRTTFPDPGQFVPPAGVFLLAYDDGEAGCGGIRELTVPLSETEDGEQVVRYEIKHLWVAPEHRGQGLGRAILAELEHRARGFGATEVVLDTNASLEAAGGLYRSHGYESVQPYNDNPNATDWFRKRLGPNVTSA
- the dapB gene encoding 4-hydroxy-tetrahydrodipicolinate reductase; amino-acid sequence: MTIRVAVAGATGKLGSVAVRLIEAADDLELVAALDSRTPLDAMLGADVLVDMTLPQVSQGIVAFAVDHGLNVLVGTSGWSADRILELERRVAEHEGAGAIVIPNFSLGSALGTAFATVAARFFDSIEIVETHGTGKVDSPSGTAVRTAELIGAARLQRGPVDAPHTDQRARGQQVASVPIHSLRMRGVAAQQQVIFGGAGETLTIRHDTIGQEAYEAGILLALRAAATTTGVVVGLDKLVDLGISEPDGEPPRPTVREV
- a CDS encoding TIGR01777 family oxidoreductase, whose protein sequence is MRVLVAGASGMIGTELVRALTAEGHDALRLVRREPAAADERAWAPSARSIDLRLLDDADGLVNLSGASLNRLPWTAAHKRRILDSRLAATGTLADGMRQAADPPSVFVSGSAVGYYGDRPGQTLTEDSAQGTGFLSDVVEAWETAAHLVPAGTRVVTVRTGVVVGPGGAMAPLLPLAKAGLVGPIAGGRQHWPWVSLRDEAAAIVHLLTSGLSGPVNVVGPEPATAAEVLRALTTAVHRPYGLPLPGAIVNLGLGEAGRELLLADQRVLPQRLLEDGFVFQDATVQDAMAQLMARAA
- a CDS encoding OsmC family peroxiredoxin — its product is MAVTSESTTVWTGDLKSGSGTVSLDSSGAATLSVNWKARSEGGAETSTPEELLGAAHSACFSMAFSNVLATFGTPPESIRTTAAVTFDPAQGITGSHLLVEATVPGLGEEDFQRLADEAKRTCPVSRALVGIPITIEATLA
- a CDS encoding DUF4395 domain-containing protein → MTEKPSTENPSAARPTTTGIDPRSPRFGAAITAVLLLVDLFLALTGATAAAAVLLLVIAALFAWGAFAGVRRHPYGLLYRVAIRPHLAPPTELEDPAPPTFAQLVGLVVTGLGLLLFALGVPVALPIAAALAFVAAFLNAAFGYCLGCQIYLLLVRAGVIRKRASTA
- a CDS encoding thioredoxin family protein; protein product: MFVHTAFSIEWSPRIVALTMSVPAALLVLLALVAVATAAGVVWRARAGRVRHARADRVTAHEVGAAVLGARATLVQFSTAFCAQCPSTARVLHGVAGEHDGVEHLDVDLTERPELARRFGVLQTPTTLLLDARGTVRGRIAGAARPGDVRTALDRILTE
- the dapA gene encoding 4-hydroxy-tetrahydrodipicolinate synthase; the protein is MAAPANPFGQVLVALVTPFTADGEVDWAGVEKHMDDVIVAGADGIVVTGTTGETSTLTDAEKLRLVEVGKDVAGGRAKIITGGGSNETAHAIQLYKQSEKAGADGVMIVTPYYNKPTQAGVLTHFRMIADSTDLPVILYDIPGRTGIPIKYETILRIAKHPNVLAIKDAKGDFSEVSRVLNQTDLMYFSGDDANVLPHLAIGATGLIGVTANITATPYRQIVDAVNAGDLATATAAHQKLEPLVRAVMTHVPGTVAAKYILHGLGRISSPRVRLPLVGPEEWEAAQIEDELDLVRDIPGADFRNFRPDRNAAAGGALPKIAGATR
- a CDS encoding ribonuclease J, with protein sequence MPNLVSEPPALEPGTLRIIPTGGLGEIGRNMTVFEYEGKLLIVDCGVLFPEQDQPGVDLILPDFGPVRDRLDDVLGVVLTHGHEDHIGAVPYLLKLRADIPLIGSGLTLALVEAKLKEHRIQPYTLTVKEGRTEQLGPFDLEFVAVNHSIPDALAVAITTPAGTVLHTGDFKMDQLPLDDRITDLRAFARLGERGVDLFMADSTNADVPGFTPLERSIGPVLDTVIARAPRRVIVASFSSHVHRVQQVLDAAAANGRRVALLGRSMVRNMTIAAELGYLKVPEGVLIDYKKAADLPDDEIVYMSTGSQGEPMAVLARMANLDHQIEVGHGDTVILASSLIPGNENAVYRVIDGLTKLGANVVHKGNAKVHVSGHAAAGELLYCYNILKPRNVMPVHGEYRHLVANARLAMDTGVPEENTILAEDGTVIDLRDGVARVVGQLDLGFVYVDGSSVGEITDADLKDRRILGEEGFISIIVVVEAASGRIVTGPEIHARGFAEDDAVFDDVKPKIAAALADAAHNGVRDSHALSQVVRRTVGRWVNTSYRRRPMIVPLVIEA